A section of the Sceloporus undulatus isolate JIND9_A2432 ecotype Alabama chromosome 3, SceUnd_v1.1, whole genome shotgun sequence genome encodes:
- the TMEM123 gene encoding porimin, whose protein sequence is MLTGPSNSTSNATSSTTPAAANTTAAPSVISATTAKNTTAPKPTVASKPTSPSKEVTTEAVKPTPAKFNVTVTTPKPVLPSVSVTATPKAAAAQASSSGFSAASFIGGIVLTLGLIAIGYVGCKTYHTKRGVQYRTIDEHDAII, encoded by the exons ATGTTGACAGGCCCTTCGAATTCAACAAGCAATGCTACCTCCAGTACAACTCCAGCTGCAGCAAACACCACAGCTGCCCCTTCTGTGATTTCTGCTACCACAGCCAAAAACACAACTGCTCCCAAACCCACTGTGGCCTCCAAACCCACATCTCCTTCCAAAGAGGTCACTACTGAAGCTGTAAAACCCACACCAGCAAAATTTAATGTGACAGTCACAACTCCCAAACCAGTGTTGCCTTCTGTGTCTGTGACGG CTACTCCAAAAGCTGCTGCAGCTCAAGCATCATCATCAGGATTCAGTGCTGCCAGCTTTATAGGTGGCATTGTGTTGACATTAGGACTAATAGCGATTGGCTACGTTGGATGCAAAACCTACCACACAAAGAGGGGTGTTCAGTACCGAACCAT TGATGAACATGATGCCATCATTTAA